From Segatella copri, the proteins below share one genomic window:
- the rhaB gene encoding rhamnulokinase: protein MEQKKYFFAVDLGATSGRTIVGSLSDGKFDLEELTRFDNNLIETGGHFYWDIYALYFEIIKGLKLVAQRGIHIQSIGIDTWGCDFVYVDKNGDILRNPMAYRDPHTMGIMEKYFDEKISKEKVYEKTGIQFMNFNSLFQMYAMRKAGNVALENADKILFIPDALSYMLTGNAICEYTVASTSQILNPMTGDFDIDLVESIGLKREQFGKMTHPATIIGTLTEEVQKITGLNAVPVIAVAGHDTASAVAAVPAKNEEFAYLSSGTWSLMGIETKNAIINEKSYELNFTNEGGIEGTTRFLKNICGMWIYERCRKEWKDEAAANQKDMTCLGHAELIAEAMKQPAFQSIIYPDDACFANPSSMVEAIKQYCEKTGQHVPQNYGEFCRCIFESLALRYRQVFTWLKDFADIDLNVLHIIGGGSLNQYLNQFTANSCGVTVLAGPQEGTAIGNIMLQAKASGLVKDIWEMRQIIANSLELKKFEPQDKEAWDAAYEKYLKVKG from the coding sequence ATGGAACAAAAGAAATACTTCTTCGCGGTAGACTTAGGTGCTACCAGCGGAAGAACCATAGTAGGAAGCTTGTCAGACGGCAAGTTTGACTTAGAGGAGCTGACCCGTTTCGACAACAACCTGATCGAAACAGGCGGTCACTTCTATTGGGATATCTACGCCCTCTACTTTGAGATTATCAAAGGATTGAAACTCGTAGCACAGCGTGGCATCCACATCCAGAGCATCGGTATTGATACCTGGGGATGCGACTTTGTATATGTAGACAAGAACGGAGATATCCTACGCAACCCGATGGCGTATCGCGACCCTCATACCATGGGCATCATGGAGAAATACTTTGATGAGAAAATCAGCAAGGAGAAGGTTTACGAAAAGACCGGCATCCAGTTTATGAATTTCAACTCATTGTTCCAGATGTATGCCATGCGCAAGGCAGGAAACGTGGCTCTGGAGAATGCCGACAAGATTCTCTTCATCCCTGATGCACTGAGCTATATGCTCACCGGCAACGCCATCTGCGAATATACCGTAGCATCTACTTCTCAGATTCTGAATCCGATGACCGGCGATTTCGACATCGACCTTGTGGAAAGTATCGGATTGAAGAGAGAACAGTTTGGCAAGATGACCCATCCTGCTACCATCATCGGCACACTGACCGAAGAGGTACAGAAGATAACAGGACTGAATGCCGTTCCCGTCATCGCAGTAGCAGGTCATGATACAGCCAGTGCCGTAGCAGCCGTTCCTGCCAAGAACGAGGAGTTTGCCTATTTGAGTTCAGGAACCTGGAGCCTGATGGGCATCGAGACCAAGAACGCCATCATCAACGAGAAGAGCTATGAGCTCAACTTCACCAACGAGGGTGGCATTGAGGGCACTACCCGATTCCTGAAGAACATCTGCGGCATGTGGATTTACGAGCGTTGCCGCAAGGAATGGAAAGACGAAGCTGCTGCCAACCAGAAAGATATGACTTGCCTGGGCCATGCAGAACTGATAGCTGAAGCCATGAAGCAGCCTGCCTTCCAAAGCATCATCTATCCGGACGATGCATGCTTTGCCAACCCATCGAGCATGGTAGAGGCGATTAAGCAGTATTGCGAAAAAACCGGTCAGCACGTTCCTCAGAACTATGGCGAATTCTGCCGCTGCATCTTCGAGAGTCTTGCTCTCCGCTATCGCCAGGTATTTACATGGCTGAAGGATTTCGCCGACATCGACCTCAACGTGCTCCACATCATCGGTGGCGGTTCGCTCAATCAATATCTCAACCAGTTTACAGCCAACAGTTGCGGTGTTACCGTATTGGCTGGTCCTCAGGAAGGCACCGCCATCGGCAACATCATGCTCCAAGCGAAGGCTTCTGGTTTGGTTAAGGATATCTGGGAGATGCGTCAGATCATCGCCAACTCGCTGGAGCTCAAGAAATTCGAGCCACAAGACAAAGAGGCATGGGATGCGGCTTACGAAAAGTATTTAAAGGTAAAAGGGTAA
- a CDS encoding L-rhamnose isomerase, whose protein sequence is MKADLILKNYEIAKERYAALGVDTDKAIETLEKTPISLHCWQADDVVGFERGEAASGGIQSTGNYPGKARNIDELRQDIEKVNSLLAGTFRLNLHEIYGEFGGKQIDRNEVTVDQFTGWMQWAKEQNMKLDFNSTSFSHPKSGSLSLSNPDPAIREFWIEHTKRCRRIADAMGKFQNDPCIMNIWVHDGSKDITVEKGRYREILKNSLDEILAEELPNMKSCLEAKLFGIGLEAYTVGSHDFYAGYCAKNNVMYTLDTGHYEPTENVSDAVSALLLFVPELMLHVSRPMHWDSDHVTLFDDNTRNLFSELVRANALDRAHIGLDYFDGSINRIGAYIIGVRAAQKSLLQAFLEPLDTLRKYEDEGKLFQRLALLEEEKTLPFGAVYDYFNLKNNIPVGEEYIADIEKYEAEVLANRK, encoded by the coding sequence ATGAAAGCAGATTTGATTTTAAAGAATTATGAGATTGCTAAGGAGCGCTATGCTGCTCTGGGTGTAGATACAGACAAGGCTATTGAGACTTTGGAGAAGACTCCAATCTCTCTGCACTGCTGGCAGGCTGACGATGTGGTTGGCTTCGAGCGCGGCGAGGCTGCTTCTGGTGGTATCCAGAGCACAGGTAACTATCCTGGAAAGGCTCGCAACATCGACGAACTCCGTCAGGACATCGAGAAGGTGAACTCTCTCCTGGCTGGTACTTTCCGTCTCAATCTTCATGAGATTTATGGTGAGTTCGGTGGCAAGCAGATCGACCGCAACGAGGTAACCGTAGATCAGTTTACAGGTTGGATGCAGTGGGCTAAGGAGCAGAACATGAAGCTCGACTTCAACTCTACTTCTTTCTCTCACCCAAAGAGCGGCAGTCTCTCATTGTCAAATCCTGACCCAGCTATCCGCGAGTTCTGGATTGAGCACACCAAGCGTTGCCGCCGTATCGCAGACGCTATGGGTAAGTTCCAGAACGACCCGTGTATCATGAACATCTGGGTACACGATGGTTCCAAGGATATCACCGTAGAGAAGGGTCGCTATCGCGAGATCTTGAAAAACTCTCTTGATGAGATTCTGGCAGAGGAGTTGCCAAACATGAAGTCTTGCCTGGAGGCTAAGCTCTTCGGTATCGGCTTGGAGGCTTACACCGTAGGTTCTCACGACTTCTACGCTGGCTACTGCGCTAAGAACAACGTGATGTATACCCTGGATACAGGTCACTATGAGCCAACAGAGAACGTATCGGATGCCGTTTCAGCACTCCTGCTCTTCGTTCCTGAGTTGATGCTCCACGTATCTCGCCCAATGCACTGGGATTCAGACCACGTAACACTCTTCGACGACAATACACGCAACCTCTTCTCAGAGTTGGTTCGTGCCAACGCACTCGACCGTGCTCACATCGGTCTCGACTACTTCGACGGTTCTATCAACCGCATCGGAGCTTACATCATCGGTGTACGTGCAGCCCAGAAGTCATTGTTGCAGGCATTCCTTGAGCCACTCGATACCCTCCGCAAGTACGAGGACGAGGGCAAGCTCTTCCAGCGTCTGGCTCTCCTCGAGGAAGAGAAGACATTGCCATTCGGTGCAGTATATGATTACTTCAACTTGAAGAACAACATCCCTGTTGGCGAGGAGTACATCGCTGACATCGAGAAGTACGAAGCAGAAGTACTTGCTAACCGCAAGTAA
- a CDS encoding L-rhamnose/proton symporter RhaT, translating into MEILIGLFIIAIGAFCQSSCYVPINKIKDWSWESYWIVQGVFAWLILPFFGAMLAVPSGHSFFELFDGYGFNVAMTMLFGVLWGVGGLTFGLSMRYLGVALGQSIALGTCAGLGTIMGPVLLNIFFPEMNALSSLTFSVILGVVVTLLGIAIIGVAGSMKASSLSKEEKKAAVKDFNFPKGLAIALLAGFMSGCFNVGLAFGSDIHFGTFTPDMYKTLPATFLVTLGGFITNAIYCFYQNTKNHTWSDYKNQEVWSNNILYCALAGALWYSQFFGLSLGKGFLTESPTLMTLSFCILMALNVVFSNVWGIILKEWKGCSKKTIAVLIVGIIVLIISSFLPQLI; encoded by the coding sequence ATGGAAATATTAATAGGACTTTTCATCATAGCCATCGGTGCATTCTGCCAGTCCAGCTGCTACGTTCCTATCAACAAGATCAAAGATTGGAGTTGGGAATCATACTGGATAGTTCAGGGTGTGTTCGCATGGCTTATTTTGCCTTTTTTCGGCGCTATGCTCGCTGTACCTAGCGGACATTCCTTCTTTGAATTATTCGACGGTTATGGCTTCAACGTAGCGATGACCATGCTCTTCGGTGTACTCTGGGGCGTAGGCGGACTGACCTTCGGTCTTTCCATGCGTTACCTGGGTGTAGCATTGGGACAGAGCATCGCCCTGGGAACTTGTGCAGGTCTAGGCACCATCATGGGACCTGTATTGCTCAACATCTTCTTTCCTGAAATGAACGCCCTTTCATCGCTCACCTTCAGCGTGATACTCGGCGTAGTGGTTACCCTGCTCGGTATCGCTATCATAGGAGTAGCTGGCAGTATGAAGGCTTCATCACTCTCAAAAGAAGAGAAGAAGGCGGCAGTAAAGGACTTCAACTTCCCTAAGGGTCTTGCCATCGCCTTGCTGGCTGGTTTCATGAGCGGATGTTTCAACGTTGGCCTTGCCTTCGGTTCCGACATCCATTTCGGTACATTCACTCCCGATATGTACAAGACTTTGCCTGCCACCTTCCTGGTTACCCTAGGTGGTTTCATCACCAATGCCATCTACTGTTTCTATCAGAACACCAAGAATCATACCTGGAGCGATTACAAGAACCAGGAGGTTTGGAGCAATAACATTCTCTATTGTGCCTTGGCAGGTGCCTTGTGGTACAGTCAGTTCTTCGGACTGTCACTGGGCAAAGGGTTCCTTACCGAATCTCCTACCCTCATGACGCTTTCGTTCTGCATTCTGATGGCGCTCAACGTAGTATTCTCTAATGTATGGGGCATCATCCTAAAGGAATGGAAGGGCTGCTCAAAGAAGACCATCGCCGTATTAATCGTCGGCATCATCGTCTTGATTATCTCAAGTTTCTTGCCACAACTTATATAA
- the rhaD gene encoding rhamnulose-1-phosphate aldolase, protein MNSVLEGRPALKKEVEKIAEVAGYLWQNGWAERNGGNITVNITDLVDDEIKALPAISEVKQTGTALPALKGCYFFCKGTGKRMRDLARWPMENGSIIRILDDCASYVIIADNPVMPTSELPSHLSVHARLIEKGSNYKATVHTHPIELIAMSHNKKFMGKDVLSNLLWSMIPETKAFCPLGLGIVPYQLPGSLKLAEETLKELEDYDVVMWEKHGVFAKGLDVMDAFDQIDVLSKSAKIYIDSKCMGFEPDGMSQEEMAEMTKAFNLPR, encoded by the coding sequence ATGAATAGTGTTTTAGAAGGTCGTCCTGCCTTGAAAAAGGAGGTCGAGAAGATTGCTGAAGTTGCCGGTTATCTCTGGCAGAATGGTTGGGCTGAGCGTAATGGTGGTAACATCACCGTGAACATCACCGACTTGGTAGATGACGAAATCAAGGCTCTGCCTGCTATCAGCGAAGTAAAGCAGACTGGTACAGCATTACCTGCATTGAAGGGCTGCTACTTCTTCTGCAAGGGAACAGGCAAGCGCATGCGCGACTTGGCTCGCTGGCCTATGGAGAATGGTTCTATCATCCGCATCCTGGACGATTGCGCCAGCTATGTTATCATCGCTGATAATCCTGTAATGCCAACATCTGAGTTGCCAAGCCACTTGAGCGTTCATGCCCGTCTCATCGAGAAGGGTTCTAATTACAAGGCTACCGTTCATACTCATCCTATCGAGCTTATCGCTATGAGCCACAATAAGAAGTTCATGGGCAAGGATGTGTTGAGCAATCTGCTTTGGAGTATGATTCCAGAAACCAAGGCGTTCTGTCCACTCGGTTTGGGTATTGTTCCTTATCAGTTGCCAGGCAGTTTGAAACTTGCTGAGGAGACCTTGAAGGAGTTGGAGGATTATGATGTAGTGATGTGGGAGAAGCATGGCGTCTTTGCCAAGGGCTTGGATGTGATGGATGCCTTCGACCAGATTGACGTACTCTCTAAGAGCGCCAAGATCTACATTGATTCCAAGTGTATGGGATTTGAGCCTGATGGTATGAGCCAGGAGGAAATGGCAGAGATGACCAAGGCTTTCAATTTGCCAAGATAA
- a CDS encoding sugar-binding domain-containing protein → MRKRLFLLLLAFISLCQMNAVERTKLNFNGGWLLKVGDFPRAEQANYKDAGWKQITLPRAFNEKEAFKVSIEHLSDTIMWYRKHFHIQEVGDRKYFIEFEGVRFGADIWLNGKKVGYTENGVMASGFDLTPYIIKGENVIAVRVDNSWNYRERTSGQRFQWNDKNFNANYGGIPKNVFLHITDKLYQTLPLYNNLKTTGIYIYGSNYDIAGKKVTVNAESQIRNEDSKSRSFRFFAKILDADGKEVGHFEGERYTLKTGETKTVKVSGLLNNAHFWSWGYGYLYTVKTLLKADDGSKIDDVVTKTGFRKTQFGEGKFYLNDRAIMMHGYAQRTSNEWPGVGMSVPAWLSDYSNKLMVESGGNLVRWMHVCPWKQDIESCDRVGLIQAMPAGDAEKDVFDRRWEQRLELMKEAIIYNRNNPSIIFYESGNKGVSREHMLQMKAIRDEFDPHGGRASGSREMLNINEAEYGGEMLYINKSKKHPMWSMEYHRDEGLRKYWDEQSYPYHKEGDGPLYRGKPAFEYNHNMDTFAASMVERWFEYWQERPGTGKRVSDGGTKIIFSDTNTHHRGEANYRSSGVTDAMRIPKDAFFAHQVMWNGWVSPKKDATYIVGHWNYKPGTIKQTEYVVSTGDEVELFTNGKSLGMGERSNQWLFTWKNVPFEAGKIEAVAYTYDKSDKKSKDAKTKKETSRYAIETAGKPHHIKLTSIQNPEGFKADGADMALIQVEVVDKQGRRCPLDNRTIHFNYQGEMEWIGGLATPNEETQKALAAKNQSLVVDKNETAEQKAADILDSTDSDNTFDNYIGKIDLPVECGVNRVLIRSTVNPGDIKICAGADGIKGVASIDLKTNKVDIEHYLPQMTLKGDLSRGETPSTPSYTDIKETIDITGAVAGVNQEDAQKTFDDDETTEWKSDGKPENTWITYLFTKKKKVDEITVKLTGWRDKMYPLAIFAGKKKVWEGYTYACLGYVHIKIDKPVKAKDITIRMIGDAKSKTQLSDTKELAGGKASTLDFIGIKKGKPVLRIVEIDFLKNKKNK, encoded by the coding sequence ATGAGAAAAAGACTATTTCTACTTCTACTCGCTTTCATCTCGCTCTGCCAGATGAATGCAGTGGAAAGAACAAAGCTCAATTTCAATGGAGGATGGTTGCTCAAGGTGGGCGACTTCCCGAGAGCAGAACAGGCAAACTACAAGGATGCCGGTTGGAAACAGATTACGCTGCCTCGTGCCTTTAACGAGAAAGAAGCGTTCAAGGTTTCTATCGAACACCTCAGCGACACCATCATGTGGTATCGCAAGCACTTCCATATCCAAGAAGTGGGCGACCGCAAGTATTTCATCGAGTTTGAGGGCGTGCGCTTCGGTGCCGACATCTGGCTCAATGGCAAGAAAGTGGGATATACCGAGAATGGTGTGATGGCAAGCGGATTCGACCTGACACCTTATATTATAAAAGGTGAAAACGTCATAGCCGTACGTGTGGATAACTCCTGGAACTATCGTGAGCGCACCAGCGGTCAGCGTTTCCAGTGGAACGACAAGAACTTCAATGCCAACTATGGCGGTATTCCAAAGAATGTGTTCCTCCACATCACCGACAAACTCTACCAGACTCTTCCGCTCTACAATAATCTCAAGACCACAGGTATCTATATCTATGGCAGCAACTATGATATTGCAGGAAAGAAGGTAACGGTGAATGCAGAATCGCAGATAAGGAATGAGGATTCCAAGTCTCGCTCTTTCCGCTTCTTCGCCAAGATTCTGGACGCTGACGGCAAGGAAGTGGGCCATTTTGAGGGCGAAAGATATACCTTGAAGACAGGCGAAACCAAGACAGTAAAAGTGAGCGGACTCCTGAACAATGCTCACTTCTGGAGCTGGGGATATGGATACCTCTACACCGTGAAGACCCTCTTGAAGGCGGATGACGGAAGCAAGATTGATGATGTGGTGACCAAGACCGGTTTCCGCAAGACCCAGTTCGGTGAAGGCAAGTTCTATCTCAACGACCGTGCCATCATGATGCACGGCTATGCGCAGCGCACCTCCAACGAGTGGCCTGGCGTGGGTATGAGCGTTCCTGCCTGGTTGAGCGACTACAGTAACAAACTGATGGTAGAATCAGGCGGTAACCTGGTTCGCTGGATGCACGTCTGCCCTTGGAAACAGGATATCGAGAGCTGCGACCGTGTGGGACTGATTCAGGCGATGCCAGCAGGTGATGCAGAGAAGGATGTCTTCGACCGCAGATGGGAACAGCGCCTGGAACTGATGAAGGAAGCCATCATCTACAACCGCAACAACCCTAGCATCATCTTCTATGAAAGCGGAAACAAGGGCGTGAGCCGCGAGCACATGCTACAGATGAAAGCCATCCGCGATGAGTTCGACCCTCACGGAGGCAGAGCCAGCGGCAGCCGAGAGATGCTCAACATCAACGAGGCTGAATATGGCGGCGAGATGCTTTACATCAACAAGAGTAAGAAGCACCCGATGTGGTCGATGGAGTATCATCGCGACGAGGGTTTGCGTAAATACTGGGATGAGCAGAGCTATCCTTACCATAAGGAAGGCGACGGACCATTGTATCGTGGCAAGCCTGCCTTCGAATACAATCACAACATGGATACCTTTGCAGCAAGCATGGTAGAGCGCTGGTTCGAATACTGGCAGGAGCGTCCGGGCACCGGCAAAAGAGTAAGCGATGGCGGTACCAAGATCATCTTCTCGGATACCAACACCCATCATCGTGGTGAGGCCAACTACCGTTCGAGCGGTGTGACCGATGCGATGCGCATTCCGAAGGATGCCTTCTTTGCTCATCAGGTAATGTGGAATGGCTGGGTATCTCCTAAAAAAGATGCCACCTATATCGTGGGTCACTGGAACTACAAGCCAGGAACCATCAAGCAGACAGAATATGTGGTAAGTACCGGCGACGAGGTAGAACTCTTCACCAACGGCAAGAGTCTGGGCATGGGCGAACGCAGCAACCAGTGGCTCTTCACCTGGAAGAATGTACCTTTCGAGGCTGGAAAGATTGAAGCTGTTGCTTATACATACGATAAGTCTGATAAGAAATCAAAAGATGCCAAGACCAAGAAAGAAACAAGCCGTTATGCCATCGAAACTGCGGGCAAGCCTCATCACATCAAGCTCACCAGCATCCAGAATCCGGAAGGTTTCAAGGCTGATGGTGCCGACATGGCGCTCATCCAGGTAGAGGTGGTAGATAAGCAGGGCAGACGCTGTCCACTCGACAACCGAACCATCCACTTCAACTATCAGGGCGAAATGGAATGGATTGGCGGATTGGCAACTCCTAACGAGGAAACCCAAAAGGCACTTGCAGCCAAGAATCAGAGCCTCGTGGTAGATAAGAACGAGACAGCAGAACAGAAGGCAGCTGATATTCTCGATTCAACAGATAGCGACAATACCTTCGATAATTACATCGGAAAGATTGATTTACCTGTAGAATGCGGCGTGAACAGAGTTCTGATACGCAGTACCGTAAATCCTGGCGATATCAAGATTTGCGCTGGTGCTGATGGCATCAAGGGCGTGGCAAGCATCGATTTAAAGACAAATAAGGTAGATATCGAACACTATTTGCCTCAGATGACTCTAAAGGGAGATCTCTCTCGTGGCGAAACGCCATCTACCCCATCCTATACCGATATCAAGGAGACCATTGATATCACCGGTGCCGTGGCTGGCGTAAACCAGGAAGATGCCCAGAAAACTTTCGATGACGATGAGACTACAGAATGGAAGAGCGATGGCAAGCCTGAGAATACATGGATCACCTATCTGTTTACCAAGAAAAAGAAGGTAGACGAAATCACCGTGAAACTTACGGGCTGGAGAGACAAGATGTATCCGCTCGCCATCTTTGCCGGTAAGAAGAAGGTTTGGGAGGGTTACACCTACGCCTGCCTCGGCTATGTTCATATCAAGATAGACAAGCCAGTGAAGGCGAAGGATATCACCATCAGGATGATAGGCGATGCCAAGAGCAAGACCCAGCTCAGCGACACCAAGGAGCTGGCGGGTGGCAAGGCAAGCACCCTCGATTTCATAGGAATCAAGAAGGGCAAACCGGTATTGAGAATCGTAGAGATTGATTTTCTCAAGAATAAAAAGAATAAATAG
- a CDS encoding glycosyl hydrolase, whose translation MNYKRNHKFIGLSFAMALMSSLNCQAQLLPTPTQEAKPGVRWWWMGSAVDKENLKWNLDEYAKAGIGAVEITPLYGVQGNDKNDIPYLSPKWMDMLKFVEKENKQVGIETDMATGTGWPFGGPWVPISEAACKAVFVDTIVDVKQKLMEIEFNVPLKERAFAKLKVIKAFPMEGEKYKKRVIALYESRTRQKVKRAAPGGEGYVIDHFDSTAVANYLQHIDSAFVASKTPYPHTFFNDSYEVYGANWTPNLLTEFEKYHGYKLQDKFPEFLDGDAVVVSDYRETLGDMLLHNFTEQWTKWANKRGAITRNQAHGSPANLIDCYAAVDIPEIEGFGLTDFGIKGLRKDPRKTRPNFSDLSMLKYAPSAAHITGKKYTSSETFTWLTEHFRTSLSQMKPDMDLMFCAGVNHMFFHGTAYSPKNDTWPGWKFYASVDMSPTNSIWRDAPELMKYITNCQTYLQWGQPDNDFLVYLPVRDMWRKDTKNWLMQFDIHSMAKKAPEFIKVILDIDKAGFDCDYISDKYLRTCTFKNGMIETAAGTRYRGIIIPGNNIMPSDVIEHISELKSQGAKIIKGDNIKAMEQAAKPELIRKDLGLKMIRRANSIGHHYFIANLTSKDIASSVALAVNEKHGIWYNPMTGEYHEATIGDKGIQLNLKSGESRILITSNKPVNEWKLGSKVKVNEKEAIAAADSKTIDLTENAWKLSFTEDAPKVGETFNLKGVKSWEGLSEKAKVMMGTGVYETTIKLSKDDAKKQWTIDLGDVRESARVYVNNKYIGCAWAVPYILNCKDALNKGKNTIRIEVTNLPANRIAEMDRQGVKWRKMKDINVVDINYKKTTYENWTPVSSGLNSTVKLVEIK comes from the coding sequence ATGAACTATAAAAGAAATCATAAATTCATAGGATTATCCTTTGCTATGGCATTGATGTCATCACTCAACTGCCAGGCACAGTTGCTCCCTACCCCTACGCAGGAAGCCAAACCAGGCGTAAGATGGTGGTGGATGGGATCTGCCGTGGATAAGGAAAACCTGAAATGGAACCTTGACGAATACGCCAAGGCGGGTATCGGTGCCGTGGAAATCACACCGCTCTATGGCGTACAGGGCAACGACAAGAACGATATTCCTTATCTCTCGCCTAAATGGATGGATATGCTCAAATTTGTTGAGAAGGAAAACAAGCAGGTGGGCATCGAGACGGATATGGCCACCGGAACAGGCTGGCCTTTCGGTGGTCCTTGGGTACCTATCAGCGAAGCAGCATGCAAGGCGGTGTTCGTAGATACCATCGTGGATGTGAAGCAGAAACTGATGGAGATAGAATTCAACGTGCCACTGAAAGAACGTGCCTTCGCCAAACTGAAGGTCATCAAGGCATTCCCTATGGAAGGTGAAAAATACAAGAAACGCGTCATCGCTCTCTATGAAAGCCGCACCCGTCAGAAGGTAAAGCGTGCCGCACCTGGAGGAGAGGGATACGTTATCGACCATTTCGATTCTACTGCCGTGGCCAATTATCTGCAGCACATCGACAGCGCCTTCGTGGCATCGAAGACTCCATATCCTCATACCTTCTTCAACGACAGCTACGAGGTGTATGGCGCCAACTGGACACCTAATCTCCTGACGGAATTCGAGAAATATCACGGATATAAACTGCAGGATAAGTTCCCTGAGTTCCTCGATGGCGATGCTGTGGTGGTAAGCGATTACCGTGAAACCCTGGGCGACATGCTGCTCCATAACTTCACCGAACAGTGGACCAAATGGGCAAACAAGCGTGGTGCCATCACCCGAAACCAGGCACACGGTTCACCTGCCAACCTCATCGACTGCTATGCAGCCGTTGACATTCCGGAAATTGAAGGCTTCGGACTGACCGATTTCGGCATCAAGGGACTGCGCAAGGATCCGAGAAAGACCCGTCCTAACTTCAGCGACCTCAGCATGCTAAAATATGCTCCATCGGCTGCGCACATCACCGGAAAGAAATATACATCCAGCGAAACCTTCACCTGGCTCACCGAGCACTTCCGCACATCCCTGAGCCAGATGAAACCGGATATGGACCTGATGTTCTGCGCCGGCGTAAACCACATGTTCTTCCATGGCACCGCCTATTCGCCTAAAAACGATACATGGCCAGGCTGGAAATTCTATGCTTCGGTAGATATGAGTCCTACCAACAGCATCTGGCGCGATGCTCCGGAACTGATGAAATACATCACCAATTGCCAAACCTATCTGCAGTGGGGACAGCCAGACAATGATTTCCTGGTTTATCTGCCAGTAAGAGATATGTGGCGCAAGGATACCAAAAACTGGCTGATGCAATTCGATATCCACAGCATGGCGAAGAAAGCACCTGAATTCATCAAGGTGATTCTCGACATCGACAAGGCAGGATTCGACTGCGACTACATCAGCGACAAGTACCTTCGCACGTGTACCTTTAAGAACGGCATGATTGAAACGGCTGCCGGAACCCGATACAGAGGTATCATCATTCCTGGCAACAACATCATGCCAAGCGATGTGATTGAGCACATATCAGAATTGAAATCACAAGGCGCCAAGATTATCAAAGGCGATAATATCAAAGCAATGGAACAGGCGGCAAAACCGGAACTGATAAGAAAGGACCTGGGCTTGAAGATGATTCGCCGTGCCAACAGCATCGGTCATCATTACTTCATCGCCAACCTCACTAGCAAGGACATCGCTTCTAGCGTGGCTTTGGCCGTGAACGAGAAGCATGGCATCTGGTACAACCCTATGACGGGCGAATACCATGAGGCAACCATCGGCGACAAGGGTATCCAGCTGAACCTGAAGAGTGGCGAGAGCCGCATCCTCATCACATCGAATAAACCCGTGAATGAGTGGAAACTCGGTTCCAAGGTGAAGGTGAACGAAAAGGAAGCCATCGCTGCTGCAGATAGCAAGACCATCGACCTGACAGAGAATGCCTGGAAACTGTCATTCACCGAAGATGCTCCTAAGGTGGGCGAAACCTTCAACCTGAAGGGCGTAAAGTCTTGGGAAGGTCTCAGTGAAAAGGCGAAGGTGATGATGGGAACAGGTGTTTACGAAACCACCATCAAGCTATCGAAGGATGATGCCAAGAAGCAGTGGACCATCGACCTGGGTGATGTTCGCGAGAGTGCCCGTGTCTATGTCAATAATAAATATATAGGTTGCGCCTGGGCTGTACCATATATCCTAAACTGCAAGGATGCGCTCAACAAGGGCAAGAACACCATCCGTATCGAGGTAACCAACCTTCCAGCCAACCGCATCGCCGAAATGGACCGTCAGGGTGTTAAGTGGCGCAAGATGAAGGATATCAACGTGGTGGATATCAACTACAAGAAGACCACCTACGAGAACTGGACTCCTGTGTCAAGCGGACTGAACAGTACCGTGAAACTCGTAGAAATCAAGTAA